In Micrococcus luteus NCTC 2665, a single window of DNA contains:
- the mnhG gene encoding monovalent cation/H(+) antiporter subunit G yields the protein MTDTATLLDWLAAFLLVSGAFFSLVAGVGLLVLPDLLARMHAAAKPQVLGLLLMLAGLGIVWRSWVWLPVLFLAWVTQMVTAPVASHLVGRTGYRTKHARRELLHRDELAAVVRRAESPADPGPRRVGARPRGRR from the coding sequence ATGACCGACACCGCCACGCTCCTGGACTGGCTGGCCGCGTTCCTGCTCGTCAGCGGCGCCTTCTTCTCCCTGGTGGCCGGCGTGGGCCTGCTCGTGCTCCCGGACCTGCTGGCCCGCATGCACGCCGCCGCCAAGCCGCAGGTCCTCGGCCTGCTGCTCATGCTCGCCGGGCTGGGGATCGTGTGGCGGTCGTGGGTGTGGCTGCCCGTGCTGTTCCTGGCGTGGGTCACCCAGATGGTCACGGCCCCGGTGGCCTCCCACCTGGTGGGCCGCACGGGCTACCGCACCAAGCACGCCCGCCGTGAGCTGCTGCACCGGGACGAGTTGGCCGCCGTCGTCCGTCGGGCCGAGTCCCCGGCGGACCCCGGGCCGCGCCGCGTCGGCGCCCGGCCTCGTGGGCGCCGCTGA
- a CDS encoding monovalent cation/H+ antiporter complex subunit F: MDPMDLATWAGGALLVVGAVGALYRIVRGPSLLDRAVATDVLLVVFSGMLVLEMAVHRHTHHVVLVVLAAAVGFVGSVTVARFAEDRRPDHSFEDQARVPGTTDVPGGEEGR, encoded by the coding sequence ATGGACCCCATGGACCTGGCCACGTGGGCCGGCGGGGCGCTGCTCGTGGTCGGCGCCGTCGGTGCGCTCTACCGGATCGTGCGCGGCCCCTCGCTGCTGGACCGGGCGGTCGCCACGGACGTGCTGCTCGTGGTGTTCTCCGGGATGCTCGTCCTGGAGATGGCCGTGCACCGCCACACCCACCACGTGGTCCTCGTGGTGCTGGCCGCCGCCGTCGGCTTCGTCGGCTCGGTGACGGTGGCGCGCTTCGCGGAGGACCGGCGCCCGGACCACTCGTTCGAGGACCAGGCGCGCGTGCCCGGCACCACGGACGTGCCGGGCGGGGAGGAGGGCCGATGA
- a CDS encoding Na+/H+ antiporter subunit E, with the protein MPGSDSARRGVVRPDRIRGIVAQWPLILVMVAVWCALWQDFAPHVALTGLAFALLIIGLFPMPDIPFSGRLNPWWSLVFTVRFLVDVVRASVNVTGTVLLRGRRARGSIVGVPLRSHDDLIITLVSHALALVPGSIVLDVDRVRSVLYLHVLDATTDEDVEGFRAKALDVEAGIIRAVGTREDLELVRRFPSSAPPAARPPKEEA; encoded by the coding sequence ATGCCCGGAAGTGACTCCGCCCGCCGCGGCGTGGTGCGCCCCGACCGGATCCGGGGCATCGTGGCCCAGTGGCCGCTGATCCTCGTGATGGTGGCCGTGTGGTGCGCCCTGTGGCAGGACTTCGCTCCGCACGTGGCCCTGACCGGCCTCGCCTTCGCGCTGCTGATCATCGGGCTCTTCCCGATGCCGGACATCCCGTTCAGCGGCCGTCTGAACCCCTGGTGGTCCCTCGTGTTCACGGTGCGGTTCCTCGTCGACGTCGTGCGCGCCTCAGTCAACGTGACCGGGACGGTGCTGCTGCGTGGCCGCCGCGCCCGCGGCTCGATCGTGGGCGTCCCGCTGCGCAGCCACGACGACCTCATCATCACGCTCGTCAGCCACGCCCTGGCCCTGGTGCCGGGCTCGATCGTGCTGGACGTGGACCGGGTCCGCTCCGTCCTGTACCTGCACGTGCTCGACGCGACCACGGACGAGGACGTGGAGGGCTTCCGCGCCAAGGCCCTCGACGTGGAGGCGGGCATCATCCGCGCCGTCGGCACGCGTGAGGACCTCGAGCTGGTCCGCCGCTTCCCGAGTTCGGCGCCCCCCGCCGCCCGCCCCCCGAAGGAGGAGGCCTGA
- a CDS encoding Na+/H+ antiporter subunit D: MSIGTLPLTDLAPLAVMLPVLGAAVTFMLVRRPRAQITVTVSALVLTLVLDALLLAAVWDTGIAAVHLGGWPAPLGITLVVDRLSALMLVVSALVTLAVLLYASAQGLINRDEGGPVSIFHPTFLILVAGVSNAFLAGDLFNLYVGFEILLTSSYVLLTMGGTAQRIRAGITYVVVSVLSSVVFLIAIAMIYAATGTVNMADLAVKLGELPTDVQMVLHVLLLVGFGIKAAVFPLSFWLPDSYPTAPAPVTAVFAGLLTKVGVYAMIRTETLLFPGEHVNALLLVVAALTMVVGILGALAQTDIKRILSFILVSHIGYMIFGLGLATEAGLAATVYYVAHHITVQTALFLVTGLIENRAGTANIDRLGSLAKVSPFVSVLFLVPALNLGGIPPFSGFLGKVGLLRGGVEQATPLAYTLVGVSLLVSLLTLLVVVRVWTRAFWRRVEDVEHPPAQLVAAYERAVARGERPRPLEPGLVLPTTALVGLTLVFTVAAGPLFALADEAATDMLDRSPYIAAVLDDAAAERAAATLSVDPTEVHDARK; encoded by the coding sequence GTGAGCATCGGCACCCTCCCCCTGACCGACCTGGCCCCGTTGGCCGTCATGCTGCCCGTGCTGGGCGCGGCCGTGACCTTCATGCTCGTGCGTCGCCCCCGCGCGCAGATCACCGTCACGGTCTCCGCGCTCGTGCTCACCCTCGTGCTGGACGCGCTGCTGCTGGCCGCGGTCTGGGACACCGGGATCGCGGCCGTCCACCTCGGCGGCTGGCCGGCCCCGCTGGGCATCACCCTCGTGGTGGACCGGCTCTCGGCCCTCATGCTCGTGGTGTCCGCGCTGGTCACCCTGGCGGTGCTGCTGTACGCCTCGGCGCAGGGGCTGATCAACCGGGACGAGGGTGGGCCGGTCTCGATCTTCCACCCCACGTTCCTGATCCTCGTGGCGGGCGTGTCCAACGCGTTCCTCGCCGGCGACCTGTTCAACCTCTACGTGGGCTTCGAGATCCTCCTGACGTCCTCCTACGTGCTGCTGACCATGGGGGGCACCGCCCAGCGCATCCGCGCGGGCATCACCTACGTGGTGGTCTCCGTGCTCTCCTCGGTGGTGTTCCTGATCGCGATCGCGATGATCTACGCGGCCACCGGCACCGTGAACATGGCGGACCTGGCCGTGAAGCTGGGCGAGCTGCCCACCGACGTGCAGATGGTCCTGCACGTGCTGCTCCTGGTGGGCTTCGGCATCAAGGCGGCCGTGTTCCCGCTGTCCTTCTGGCTGCCGGACTCGTACCCCACCGCGCCCGCCCCGGTGACCGCGGTGTTCGCGGGCCTGCTCACCAAGGTGGGCGTGTACGCGATGATCCGCACCGAGACGCTGCTCTTCCCGGGGGAGCACGTCAACGCGCTCCTGCTCGTGGTGGCCGCGCTGACCATGGTGGTGGGCATCCTCGGCGCGCTGGCCCAGACGGACATCAAGCGCATCCTGTCCTTCATCCTCGTCTCCCACATCGGCTACATGATCTTCGGCCTGGGCCTGGCCACGGAGGCGGGGCTGGCGGCCACCGTGTACTACGTGGCCCATCACATCACCGTGCAGACCGCGCTCTTCCTCGTCACGGGTCTGATCGAGAACCGCGCCGGCACCGCGAACATCGACCGCCTCGGGTCCCTGGCGAAGGTCTCCCCGTTCGTGAGCGTCCTGTTCCTCGTGCCCGCGCTCAACCTCGGCGGCATCCCGCCGTTCTCCGGCTTCCTCGGCAAGGTCGGCCTGCTGCGCGGCGGCGTCGAGCAGGCCACGCCCCTGGCCTACACGCTGGTGGGCGTGTCCCTGCTCGTGTCCCTGCTGACCCTGCTCGTGGTGGTGCGCGTGTGGACCCGCGCGTTCTGGCGCCGCGTCGAGGACGTGGAGCACCCGCCCGCCCAGCTCGTGGCCGCCTACGAGCGGGCCGTCGCCCGTGGCGAGCGCCCCCGCCCGCTCGAGCCGGGCCTCGTGCTGCCCACCACGGCGCTCGTGGGCCTGACGCTGGTGTTCACGGTGGCCGCCGGTCCGCTGTTCGCCCTGGCCGACGAGGCCGCCACGGACATGCTCGACCGCTCGCCCTACATCGCGGCGGTGCTCGACGACGCCGCGGCCGAGCGGGCCGCGGCCACCCTCAGCGTCGACCCGACGGAGGTGCACGATGCCCGGAAGTGA
- a CDS encoding NADH-quinone oxidoreductase subunit K — MMTVDLALLLAMGVMFAGGIYLVLERSLTRILLGIMLINNGAIMLLFLASGGVGLAPLFVRGRDPHEYADTLPQALILTAIVIGFAVVAFLTAMIYRSWLLIREDEVEVDAEDVKIARMPAWDAEDDAELVEESSEFLDDAADPNAHYEHATESRPHVRHASPTPPARPGPASAVRAHRADGGPRP; from the coding sequence ATGATGACCGTCGACCTGGCCCTGCTCCTGGCGATGGGCGTGATGTTCGCCGGGGGGATCTACCTGGTGCTCGAGCGCAGCCTGACCCGCATCCTGCTGGGGATCATGCTGATCAACAACGGCGCCATCATGCTGCTGTTCCTCGCCTCCGGCGGCGTCGGCCTGGCCCCGCTGTTCGTGCGCGGCCGGGACCCGCACGAGTACGCGGACACCCTGCCGCAGGCGCTGATCCTCACCGCGATCGTGATCGGCTTCGCCGTGGTCGCGTTCCTGACCGCCATGATCTACCGCTCGTGGCTGCTCATCCGCGAGGACGAGGTCGAGGTGGACGCGGAGGACGTCAAGATCGCCCGGATGCCCGCCTGGGACGCGGAGGACGACGCGGAGCTCGTGGAGGAGTCCTCCGAGTTCCTGGACGACGCCGCGGACCCCAACGCCCACTACGAGCACGCCACGGAGTCCCGACCCCACGTGCGCCACGCCTCGCCTACGCCGCCCGCCCGTCCCGGCCCGGCGTCCGCCGTCCGTGCCCACCGCGCCGACGGGGGGCCGCGCCCGTGA
- a CDS encoding Na+/H+ antiporter subunit A — protein sequence MLVILTALFVVALAAPVIFRWTGRQGFYLLAAAPAAGFVWLLTQLPHVFALQEALDAGRPVPASAAHLDRTVPWVPYLEIELAFRMDVLAAFMSLIVLGVGALVLAYCARYFREHEPRNAVFGGQLLAFAGAMFGLVTTDDLMVLYTFWEITSVLSFLLIGYSGHRIFARRSAITALIVTTFGGLAMLAGLIMLAHFAGSWRISGVLAAAPGLLADDGGRVLLEVAVGLVLIGALTKSAQAPFHFWLPAAMAAPTPVSAYLHAAAMVKAGVFLVARLAPEFHGLAMWQVLVIGVGLWTLLLGGWRALRQTDVKLVLAYGTVSQLGFLMVANGLGTRDAAMAGLAMLLAHAVFKAPLFMIVGIIDHEAGTRDLRKLSGIGRRHPVLAAVAVAAGLSMAGLPPLFGFVAKESVLESLAAHGAAHGGVWAWSPLVVMALGSVLTFAYTWRFLWGCFAVKRDEAGETVPETQFHTRVTTLELAPAALLALVGLVLAFLPGPVEGIITAHTGSLPPLDPAEKPAYLALWHGWTPILALSAGIWVLGALLALARRPFEALQERTESPLDAARGYRRLIGYVDETAVWVTGRTQTGSLRRYLAIILTTAAGLPVAFLLFPAGREDRLLATAFLDGDIIWAESPAQLVIVLMIAVATVFAVRARRRFKAIMLVSVTGYGAAALFALRGAPDLAITQVLVETIILVTLILGLRVLPPDWYDRRTGSRRLGRLAVAVGFALTMMWIAATALAARTAERISLPMPELAYTDGYGANAVNVTLVDIRAWDTWGEITVLAAAATGVASLIFLQHRDGRTRSIDDVAPGSVGDFGADSSLGARELSVVRSFAVDDRKGQWLVAGHTMAPERRSIILEVVTRFMFPIMMLLSVYLLLAGHNTPGGGFAGGLLAGLALTLRFLAGGRYELQEASVIPAGPMIGLGLAIATLTGIAPLFFGGQILQSYVVEFTDLPLFGDALKLVSATAFDIGVYFVVVGLVMDVLRSLGGEVDRRGEEARRARLRAAARRRHPRMPTPSTPDAPEAAR from the coding sequence ATGCTCGTCATCCTGACCGCGCTCTTCGTCGTCGCGCTCGCCGCCCCGGTGATCTTCCGGTGGACGGGACGTCAGGGGTTCTATCTGCTCGCCGCCGCCCCCGCGGCGGGCTTCGTCTGGCTGCTCACCCAGCTGCCGCACGTGTTCGCGCTGCAGGAGGCGCTCGACGCCGGCCGGCCGGTCCCGGCCTCGGCGGCGCACCTGGACCGCACCGTGCCGTGGGTGCCGTACCTCGAGATCGAGCTCGCGTTCCGCATGGACGTGCTGGCCGCGTTCATGTCCCTGATCGTGCTGGGAGTCGGCGCGCTGGTCCTGGCCTACTGCGCCCGCTACTTCCGGGAGCACGAGCCGCGCAACGCGGTGTTCGGCGGGCAGCTGCTGGCGTTCGCCGGCGCGATGTTCGGGCTCGTCACCACGGACGACCTGATGGTGCTCTACACCTTCTGGGAGATCACGTCCGTCCTGTCCTTCCTGCTGATCGGCTACTCGGGCCACCGCATCTTCGCCCGCCGCTCCGCCATCACCGCCCTGATCGTCACCACGTTCGGCGGCCTGGCCATGCTCGCGGGCCTGATCATGCTGGCCCACTTCGCCGGGTCCTGGCGGATCTCCGGCGTGCTGGCCGCGGCCCCCGGCCTCCTCGCGGACGACGGCGGGCGCGTCCTGCTCGAGGTCGCCGTCGGCCTCGTGCTGATCGGTGCGCTGACCAAGTCCGCCCAGGCGCCGTTCCACTTCTGGCTGCCGGCCGCCATGGCCGCGCCGACCCCCGTGTCCGCGTACCTGCACGCGGCGGCCATGGTGAAGGCCGGCGTCTTCCTCGTGGCCCGCCTGGCCCCGGAGTTCCACGGCCTCGCCATGTGGCAGGTCCTCGTGATCGGCGTGGGTCTGTGGACCCTGCTGCTCGGCGGCTGGCGCGCCCTGCGGCAGACAGACGTCAAGCTCGTGCTCGCCTACGGCACGGTCTCCCAGCTCGGCTTCCTCATGGTGGCCAACGGCCTGGGCACCCGGGACGCGGCGATGGCCGGGCTCGCCATGCTCCTGGCCCACGCGGTGTTCAAGGCGCCGCTGTTCATGATCGTCGGCATCATCGACCATGAGGCCGGCACCCGCGACCTGCGCAAGCTCTCCGGCATCGGGCGGCGCCATCCGGTCCTGGCCGCCGTCGCCGTGGCGGCGGGGCTGTCCATGGCCGGGCTGCCCCCGCTGTTCGGCTTCGTGGCCAAGGAGTCCGTGCTCGAGTCGCTGGCCGCCCACGGGGCCGCCCACGGCGGCGTGTGGGCCTGGAGCCCGCTCGTGGTCATGGCCCTGGGCTCGGTGCTCACCTTCGCCTACACGTGGCGCTTCCTCTGGGGCTGCTTCGCCGTCAAGCGGGACGAGGCGGGCGAGACGGTGCCGGAGACGCAGTTCCACACCCGCGTCACCACCCTCGAGCTGGCCCCGGCCGCGCTGCTCGCGCTCGTCGGCCTCGTGCTCGCCTTCCTGCCCGGCCCGGTGGAGGGGATCATCACCGCCCACACGGGCTCCCTGCCGCCGCTGGACCCGGCGGAGAAGCCGGCCTACCTGGCCCTGTGGCACGGCTGGACGCCCATCCTCGCCCTCTCCGCGGGGATCTGGGTGCTCGGCGCGCTGCTCGCCCTTGCCCGCCGCCCGTTCGAGGCGCTTCAGGAGCGCACCGAGTCCCCCCTGGACGCCGCCCGCGGATACCGCCGGCTCATCGGCTACGTGGACGAGACGGCCGTGTGGGTCACGGGCCGCACCCAGACCGGCTCGCTGCGCCGCTACCTGGCCATCATCCTCACGACGGCGGCCGGCCTGCCCGTCGCCTTCCTCCTGTTCCCCGCCGGGCGGGAGGACCGCCTCCTGGCCACCGCGTTCCTCGACGGGGACATCATCTGGGCAGAGAGCCCGGCGCAGCTGGTCATCGTCCTCATGATCGCCGTGGCCACCGTGTTCGCCGTCCGCGCCCGCCGCCGCTTCAAGGCGATCATGCTGGTGTCCGTGACCGGCTACGGCGCCGCCGCCCTGTTCGCCCTGCGCGGCGCCCCGGACCTCGCCATCACCCAGGTGCTCGTGGAGACCATCATCCTGGTCACCCTCATCCTGGGCCTGCGCGTGCTGCCGCCGGACTGGTACGACCGCCGCACCGGCTCACGGCGGCTGGGCCGCCTGGCCGTGGCCGTCGGGTTCGCGCTGACCATGATGTGGATCGCCGCCACCGCGCTGGCCGCCCGCACCGCCGAGCGCATCTCGCTGCCCATGCCGGAGCTCGCCTACACGGACGGCTACGGCGCCAACGCCGTGAACGTCACCCTCGTGGACATCCGCGCGTGGGACACGTGGGGCGAGATCACCGTGCTGGCCGCCGCCGCCACCGGCGTGGCCTCCCTGATCTTCCTGCAGCACCGCGACGGGCGCACCCGCAGCATCGACGACGTCGCCCCCGGCTCCGTCGGCGACTTCGGCGCCGACTCCTCGCTCGGGGCCCGCGAGCTGTCCGTCGTGCGCAGCTTCGCTGTGGACGATCGCAAGGGCCAGTGGCTCGTGGCCGGCCACACGATGGCCCCCGAGCGGCGCTCGATCATCCTCGAGGTCGTCACCCGCTTCATGTTCCCGATCATGATGCTGCTCTCCGTCTACCTGCTGCTGGCCGGGCACAACACCCCCGGCGGCGGCTTCGCCGGCGGCCTGCTCGCAGGCCTGGCCCTCACGCTGCGCTTCCTCGCCGGCGGCCGGTACGAGCTGCAGGAGGCCTCCGTGATCCCGGCCGGGCCCATGATCGGCCTGGGCCTGGCGATCGCCACGCTCACCGGGATCGCCCCGCTCTTCTTCGGCGGGCAGATCCTGCAGTCCTATGTGGTGGAGTTCACCGACCTGCCGCTGTTCGGCGACGCCCTCAAGCTCGTCTCGGCCACCGCGTTCGACATCGGCGTGTACTTCGTCGTCGTGGGCCTCGTGATGGACGTGCTGCGCTCGCTCGGCGGCGAAGTGGATCGCCGGGGCGAGGAGGCCCGCCGCGCCCGCCTGCGCGCCGCGGCCCGCCGTCGTCATCCGCGCATGCCCACCCCGTCCACCCCCGACGCCCCGGAGGCCGCCCGATGA
- the dcd gene encoding dCTP deaminase, which yields MLLSDRDIRAELDSGRVGLDPLDPTMVQPASVDVRLDRFFRLFDNHRYAHIDPRQEQDELTRLVEVDPDEAFILHPGEFVLGSTYEQVTLPDDLAARLEGKSSLGRLGLLTHSTAGFIDPGFSGHVTLELSNVATLPITLWPGMKIGQLCFFRLSSSAQSPYGTGANQNRYQGQRGPTASRAHRDFHLTRIER from the coding sequence GTGCTGCTCTCCGACCGTGACATCCGCGCCGAGCTCGACTCCGGGCGCGTGGGCCTGGACCCCCTCGACCCGACGATGGTCCAGCCCGCGTCCGTGGACGTGCGCCTGGACCGGTTCTTCCGGCTCTTCGACAACCACCGGTACGCGCACATCGACCCGCGCCAGGAGCAGGACGAGCTGACCCGGCTGGTGGAGGTGGACCCGGACGAGGCCTTCATCCTGCATCCGGGGGAGTTCGTGCTCGGCTCCACCTATGAGCAGGTCACGCTGCCGGACGACCTCGCCGCCCGCCTCGAGGGCAAGTCCTCGCTGGGGCGGCTGGGCCTGCTGACGCACTCGACCGCCGGGTTCATCGACCCCGGGTTCTCCGGGCACGTCACGCTCGAGCTGTCCAACGTGGCCACGCTGCCCATCACGCTGTGGCCGGGGATGAAGATCGGCCAGCTGTGCTTCTTCCGGCTCTCCTCGTCGGCCCAGTCGCCGTACGGCACCGGGGCCAACCAGAACCGGTACCAGGGTCAGCGCGGGCCCACGGCCTCCCGGGCGCACCGCGACTTCCACCTCACCCGCATCGAACGATGA
- a CDS encoding cation:proton antiporter regulatory subunit produces MSLHETSLPGIGVRRELALADGRRIGVVTHRDGQTELILSDAEDPDACAISLPLTLEEASALGALLSGPRLVSQLQEEHADLPGITTRQLILPSDSPYAGEVLGATRMRTRTGVSIVAVVRAGVTHASPAPAMLLEGGDLLVVVGTGEGVRKAERLLAA; encoded by the coding sequence ATGAGCCTCCACGAGACCTCCCTGCCGGGCATCGGCGTGCGCCGCGAGCTGGCCCTCGCCGACGGCCGCCGCATCGGCGTGGTCACCCACCGCGACGGCCAGACCGAGCTGATCCTCTCCGACGCCGAGGACCCGGACGCCTGCGCGATTTCGCTCCCCCTGACCCTTGAGGAGGCGTCCGCCCTGGGCGCGCTCCTGTCCGGGCCGCGACTGGTCTCCCAGCTCCAGGAGGAGCACGCGGACCTGCCCGGCATCACCACCCGCCAGCTGATCCTGCCGTCCGACTCCCCGTACGCGGGCGAGGTGCTCGGGGCGACCCGCATGCGCACGCGCACCGGCGTCTCGATCGTCGCCGTCGTCCGCGCCGGCGTCACCCACGCCTCCCCCGCCCCGGCCATGCTCCTCGAGGGCGGCGACCTGCTCGTGGTGGTCGGCACCGGCGAGGGCGTCCGGAAGGCCGAGCGGCTGCTGGCCGCCTGA
- a CDS encoding cation:proton antiporter — translation MDTTLIALVELGAVLLLLGALGRFAGKIGMSPVPLYLLGGLMVGVGGLLFTRVDAAGVAHNPMEPIEEFSRLAAEIGVVLLLLMLGVEYSARELVGGLRGSWRAGVLDIVLNFTPGAVAGLLLGWGPVGALVLGGITYISSSGIIAKVLSDLGRVGNRETPVLLSVLVFEDLAMAVYLPVMTALAAGTAFVSGLKAAGVALVVVALVLGVAVRYGPQISRLLHSDEQENFLLTVLGLALVVAGVAGALQVSAGVGAFLLGIAISGAAAKQARAVLEPLRDLFAALFFVLFGMSVDPRTLPPVLLAALALALVTAATKVATGYLAARGAGIGVAGRWRAGAALTIRGEFSIVIAGLAASAGGVPPEMTAFATAYVLALAVAGPVLMRYADAFGRSRVRAATRRVRSREVGAADPVH, via the coding sequence GTGGACACCACGCTGATCGCCCTGGTCGAGCTCGGGGCCGTGCTGCTGCTGCTCGGCGCCCTCGGTCGGTTCGCCGGGAAGATCGGCATGTCCCCGGTCCCGCTGTACCTGCTGGGCGGGCTCATGGTCGGCGTCGGCGGGCTGCTGTTCACCCGCGTCGACGCCGCCGGTGTCGCGCACAACCCCATGGAGCCCATCGAGGAGTTCAGCCGACTGGCCGCCGAGATCGGCGTCGTGCTCCTGCTGCTCATGCTCGGCGTGGAGTACTCGGCCCGTGAGCTCGTCGGCGGGCTGCGCGGCTCCTGGCGGGCCGGTGTGCTGGACATCGTCCTGAACTTCACCCCCGGAGCGGTGGCCGGGCTGCTGCTCGGCTGGGGGCCGGTGGGTGCCCTCGTGCTGGGCGGCATCACCTACATCTCCTCCTCCGGCATCATCGCGAAGGTCCTCAGCGACCTCGGCCGCGTCGGCAACCGCGAGACCCCCGTGCTGCTGTCCGTGCTCGTGTTCGAGGACCTGGCCATGGCGGTCTACCTGCCCGTGATGACGGCGCTCGCGGCGGGCACCGCCTTTGTCTCCGGTCTGAAGGCGGCGGGCGTCGCGCTCGTCGTCGTCGCCCTCGTGCTGGGGGTGGCGGTGCGGTACGGTCCCCAGATCTCGCGGCTGCTGCACTCGGACGAGCAGGAGAACTTCCTGCTCACGGTGCTGGGGCTGGCGCTCGTCGTCGCAGGCGTGGCCGGGGCGCTGCAGGTCTCGGCGGGTGTGGGCGCGTTCCTGCTGGGCATCGCGATCTCCGGAGCGGCCGCCAAACAGGCCCGCGCCGTGCTCGAGCCGCTGCGCGACCTCTTCGCCGCCCTGTTCTTCGTGCTGTTCGGCATGAGCGTGGATCCGCGCACCCTGCCGCCCGTGCTGCTGGCCGCGCTGGCCCTGGCCCTCGTCACGGCCGCCACGAAGGTGGCCACGGGCTACCTCGCCGCGCGCGGGGCGGGGATCGGCGTGGCCGGCCGCTGGCGCGCGGGGGCGGCCCTGACGATCCGCGGGGAGTTCTCCATCGTGATCGCCGGGCTCGCCGCGTCGGCGGGTGGCGTGCCACCGGAGATGACCGCGTTCGCGACGGCCTATGTGCTCGCCCTGGCGGTCGCCGGGCCGGTGCTCATGCGGTACGCGGACGCGTTCGGTCGCTCGCGCGTCCGGGCGGCGACGCGGCGGGTGCGGTCGCGCGAGGTCGGCGCGGCGGACCCGGTGCACTGA
- a CDS encoding DUF2087 domain-containing protein has protein sequence MTRQSDLKTLIRARMAVTGERYTAAAAALAEEWQSAERYHATVLARFFDGDRLRSIPARRRPRVAVLLELLRRFRAGRAYAEAEVNDLLRPAHEDVATLRRELVDYGFLDRADGVYRLADAGPDLDPRFAADLPVDLERRLREIHAGR, from the coding sequence ATGACCCGTCAGTCCGACCTCAAGACCCTGATCCGCGCCCGCATGGCCGTCACCGGTGAGCGGTACACCGCCGCGGCGGCGGCCCTCGCCGAGGAGTGGCAGTCCGCCGAGCGCTACCACGCGACCGTGCTCGCCCGCTTCTTCGACGGGGACCGGCTGCGCTCCATCCCCGCGCGTCGCAGGCCGCGGGTGGCCGTCCTTCTCGAGCTGCTGCGTCGCTTCAGAGCGGGCCGCGCCTACGCGGAGGCTGAGGTCAACGACCTGCTGCGCCCCGCCCACGAGGACGTGGCCACGCTGCGTCGCGAACTCGTGGACTACGGGTTCCTCGACCGCGCCGACGGTGTCTACCGGTTGGCGGACGCCGGGCCAGACCTCGACCCGCGCTTCGCCGCGGACCTGCCGGTCGACCTGGAACGCCGGCTGCGCGAGATCCACGCGGGCCGTTGA
- a CDS encoding AEC family transporter, which translates to MTQVLSGFAVVWVIILVGVLVGRTGVLGEHGRTVLSRAAFFIGNPALLFVTLSRADVGAVLGPQLWVATLSAFAAAALYLAVTVPLLKGRSASERIMSALSASLVNSANLGIPIAAYVLGDAALAAPALIFQLAIYTPVYVAAMDAATAREARRRTTAGRRRAVRRSPGRAAADQVRHTVTNPLILGSVAGLVFSFTGWSLPGPLMESVELIGGLSIPAMLLAFGMSLVGSRPLERAGGRRADVLIASAVKLVVHPLLAWLLAQFVFGLDARHVFVAVVLASLPTAQNVFVTAVRYDTGLRVSKDTILVTTIVAIPAMIAVALLLA; encoded by the coding sequence GTGACTCAGGTGCTCTCCGGCTTCGCGGTCGTGTGGGTGATCATCCTCGTGGGCGTCCTGGTGGGGCGCACGGGGGTGCTCGGCGAGCACGGCCGCACCGTGCTCTCCCGCGCGGCGTTCTTCATCGGCAACCCGGCCCTGCTGTTCGTCACGCTCTCCCGCGCGGACGTGGGCGCGGTGCTGGGCCCCCAGCTGTGGGTGGCCACGCTGTCCGCGTTCGCGGCGGCCGCGCTGTACCTCGCGGTGACGGTCCCGCTGCTGAAGGGCAGGTCGGCCTCGGAGCGGATCATGTCCGCACTCAGCGCCTCGCTCGTGAACTCGGCGAACCTCGGCATCCCCATCGCGGCCTACGTCCTCGGCGACGCCGCCCTGGCCGCCCCGGCGCTCATCTTCCAGCTGGCGATCTACACGCCTGTCTATGTCGCAGCGATGGACGCCGCCACCGCGCGCGAGGCCCGGCGACGCACGACGGCGGGCCGGCGTCGTGCGGTGCGCCGCTCCCCCGGCCGCGCCGCGGCCGACCAGGTCCGCCACACGGTCACCAACCCCCTGATCCTGGGCTCGGTGGCCGGCCTGGTGTTCTCTTTCACCGGCTGGTCGTTGCCGGGCCCCCTCATGGAGTCCGTGGAGCTCATCGGCGGGCTGTCCATCCCGGCGATGCTCCTGGCGTTCGGCATGTCCCTGGTCGGCTCGCGGCCGCTCGAGCGGGCCGGCGGGCGACGCGCGGACGTGCTGATCGCCTCGGCGGTGAAGCTGGTGGTGCATCCGCTGCTGGCCTGGCTGCTCGCGCAGTTCGTGTTCGGCCTGGATGCGCGGCACGTGTTCGTCGCCGTCGTCCTGGCCTCCCTGCCCACCGCACAGAACGTGTTCGTCACGGCCGTGCGCTACGACACGGGCCTGCGCGTCTCGAAGGACACGATCCTGGTCACCACGATCGTCGCGATCCCGGCGATGATCGCCGTCGCCCTGCTGTTGGCCTGA